Below is a window of Metamycoplasma cloacale DNA.
ACGTCGAAGAATCACAAAAAACTAATATTAAAATTAAAGCTACAATTGCATTATTGGTTGAATTAGGAGAATTTGCCAATGAAGTGCAGGCATTTAAATATTGAAAAAAACATAAGAAAATTAATCAAGAAAAATTGCTTGAAGAATTTGCTGATGGAATACATTTTTTAACAAGTTTTGCAAATGATGTTCAACTAAATCCAGAGATTGAAATTATATTGAAATCAAACGATTTTTCATTACAGCTTTCATATACATATACTTGTTTTACAAAATTACTAAATGAATATAATTACCAAAATATAAAAGAAGCATATGGTGCATATTTAGGACTTGGCAAATTAGCTAATATTGAGTATAATGACATTCTAAATGCTTACTTAAATAAAAATTTAATCAATTATAAACGTATAGAAAATAATTATTAATGCTACGTTGTAGCTTTTTTTATACTTTTCAAAATTTTAAATTATTGTTGTTATAATTAAATTAATTTAATTATTACTTTTTTACAATTATATACACAAACAATAATTTATAGGAGATAATATGGCTAAAAATAGTTGAGAAATTGCTGTTAAAGCAATTGAAGAACACGACAATATTTTTATATTCCACCACATTCGTCCAGATGGAGACTGTTTAGGTTCTCAATATGGTTTAAGATATTTTATTAAAGCAAACTATCCAGAAAAAAATGTTTTCGTTTTAGGTGATGAAGTCGGAAACTTCCCATTCATGAAATGAGATTTTGATAAATTTGAAGAAATTGACAAAAAATATTTTGAAAACTCATTAGGAGTTGTTGTGGATGCAAATAATTCAGAAAGAATTCAATTTGCTGAATATATTTTAGATAAGAACTTTACACATATGTTAAGAATTGATCACCACCCAGTTGATCCTGATATTAAATATGATTATGAATGAGAGGATGCCACATTTGCTGCGGCTGCTGAACAAATTGCATATATCGCAATGAAAGCAAATTGAAAAGTAACATTAGATGCCGCTAATTATACATATTTAGGTATTAATACAGATAGTGGTAGATTCCAATATGAATATGTACAAAGAAGAACATTTGATGTAATGTCATATTTACACAACGCAGAAGGTTTCAATGTATGAAATATTAACTTCCCATTATCAATTAGAGAAGAAAAGAAAGTTAGATTTAATGCATATATTTCATTAAACTACAAAAATGAAGGTAAGGTTTTATACTTCCATGTAACTAAAGAAATGCAAGACCAATTTGGTTTAAATGCTAACGAAGCAAGTGATGTAAACGTTTTAGCAAACATTGGAGATTGCAAAATTTGAGTATTGTTCATTGATCAACCAGATGGAACAATTAGAGCAAGAGTAAGAAGTAACAAAATTTGAATTAATCACATTTGTGCTAACTACAAACCAGGAGGTGGACATGAAGTCGCTTCTGGTGCAACATGTAAAAACGAACAAGACATGCGTAATTTAATTGAAGATCTTAAAGCGGAGGTTCTAAAATATGAATAAAATTAGTGTTGAAAAACTAAATTTATTCAAAGAAATTGAAACTAAAATTAAATTACATAAAAATATTGTAATTTTTCACCACATTCGTCCAGACGGAGACTGTTTAGGTTCTCAATTTGGGATGAAAAATCTAATTAAAGAAAATTTCCCTGATAAAAATGTTTATACAGTTGGTGATAGTAAAGGGATTTTCCCATACCTATCATTCCAAATGGATGAATTAGCAAATGAAAGACTAGAAGATTCGTTAGCAATCATTGTTGATGCAAACTACAAAGAAAGAATTGAAAAACGAGAATTACTAGATAATGAAATTTTTGATGAAGTAATTAGAATTGATCATCATCCAAATGACGATGATTTAAATGCTTCATTAAAATGAATTGAACCGGAAGCTCCAGCTGCTGCACAACAAGTTGCTGAATTAGCATATGAATTAAATTGAAAAATTAATGCAGATGCTGCAACTTATTTATATCTAGGTATTTATACAGATTCAGTTCGTTTAACAACTGATACAACTAACGGTAAAACAATGAGATTAGTCGCTCATCTATGAGATAATGGTGCACAACGTGCATTATTACACACAGAAATGGCCAAAAAAACTTCAAAAGATTTAAAAATTGCTGCATTTATTCAACAAAATATGCAAATTAAAAATGGAGTTGTTTCATTCTATTTTTCTTTAGCAGATCAACATAAATTAGATATTAATGATCCACTATCAGCAAATAGACCATATACTTTAGCAAGTATCGACGACAATAAAGCTTGAGTTTTCTTCACACAAGAAGCGGAAAATCAAATTCGTTGTGAATTTAGATCAACTGGTGCATGTGTAAGAAATGTAGCGCTTAAATGAGGTGGTGGTGGACACCATCGTGCAAGTGGGGCACAAATTCATGATGAAAAATTAATTCCTTTAATCATTAAGGATTTAGAAGAAGAAATTACACATCTAGAAAATTACGACAATTAATTTAATAAAAACAGAGGTTCTAACATCTCTGCTTTTTTTATTGCATAAATCTATTTAACAATTCCTTTATTAATGAATTGATATCCTTGACTTTTATTTCCAAATATTACATCAACTAATTCAGGATAATCAATAAAAGGATTTCGATTGACTTGGTGTTTAGCTATTCCGTTGTTTCTATCGAAATCAAATTGACTAACCGGATCTAGTTTATGTCAAGCAATCATTGTGTCTAAAAATGGTTTTCTAATTTCATTATTACTATTAAAGAATCTTGATGCTTCGGCTTTTTGTGTTATTGATTCATTTTTATAAGCAAAAGCAAAATACAAAATAGCTCTTGCGACATCTCCTTTAAATTCATCGATAACTTCTGTTACTGGTTGCCCATCTTCAGCTGATGTTCCCACTTTTGTTCCATTTTTTGAAATATATGAAGCACTGACTACAGTTCCATATGGATAATTACCATGCATTTTATTAACATAGATATCAGTTGGTCATACATGGTGAGCATCTGCTACCATTGGTACTTCTTTACCGAATCATGATTGAGGAATGATATGTTCTCTATTAATTCCTTGGCCTTCATTATTTGCAGATGAGCCTCTATTGCTTCATCTATATTCTTTTTCAGCACCATTGATATTTTCTGTATATATATCCAATACAGTTCCATTATTTTCATAATATTTATCAACAAACGCATCTACATAGATGTCGTATAAATTGAAATATGAATAATTTCTAATGCTTGAACGTGTTAAATTTCTTAATTGTTCGACAAAATTTTGACCTTCTAAATTGTTTAATGAGGCATAATAATTATTACTTAAATCATAATTTAAATTGTGATTAACTTCAACATTAGAAGGAGTTTCAGGGGTTATATTATTACCATTGGTATTTGGATTGTTTGATACGCTATATCTAAAACGTTTTGTAATTGATTCTTCGCCTGTATTTACATTACGTAATCTTGCTAGCACTTCAATGTAATCTTGTTGTTTTTCTATGTTATAAACAACTTCATAGTAATCAAAGTATTGTGAAAAGTAGAAATCTTCTTTAGTAATTGCATTAATTGATTTACCATTGATTGAAGAATGCGTCTTTAATTCAAGATGATTTAGATCTTCATTAATTTGAACCTTTATTTCTGAATGATCACAAGAAGCAGCAATTAAAGGCATAGAAAGTGGTAGAGCACACAATAGCGTTCTAAATAAATATTTCTTATTCATTATAAAATCCTTTGCGTTTTTAGAAAATTTATTATCTTAATTATATCAAAGTAATAAAAAATAGGATAATATCCTATTTTCGATTAATAAATAATGAATGAGAAAAAGCAATACTATTTTTCAGCTTCAGCTTTTCTAGCTGCTCTTCTTGCGTCTCTTGCTCTTTCTTTTGCTAACTTAGCTTTTCTTTCTTCTGCTCTTTTTTTATTACGAGCTCTTACATCTTTTCTCATAGTAATCCTTTATAAATATTGTTTGATCAAATAATATTAAAATATTATAAACTATTTTTTATTTAGGTCTTTTATTTTATTTAACAAATCATCAATATTAATTTCATTTACTTTATCTAATTTTTCTTGAACAGATTCTTTAGTTGCAATGTGTTCTTCTTTTGGTTGTTTTTCTTTTTTGTGTTCAACAAAATCAGGTGTTTCTTCAAACAATGGGATGTCCTGTTCTAATGTTTGTTCTTTAATTTCAAAATTAGATTTTTCATTATAAAAATCATCATCGTAAATGTATTGATGTTTAAACAAAGTAGTTTCAATGGTTTGAGTATTAACTAAATTATTTTCTAAACGGATTTTATTTCTTTCTTCAATACTCTCTTCTGGTAATTCATAAATTGTAATTGGTTGAATTAAGGTAGCTGAAGCATTGAAATTATTTAATCTTGTTCTGGAAATAGGTGTGTTGATTTCTGTTAAATCAACGTTTTTTAAATCATAACTTTCTAATTCATTATTAGCGTTTGTGTAATAACATTGCAGATCTTTTGTATATACCTCAACATTTGAAATTTGTGATTTAACACTTTTTAGATGATCAAAGAATTTCTTACCTCTAGATATTCTTGAAGTTAGAGATCAACTTTCATCACATTTAACAATCTTAAATTGCCCTTCTGTTGTTGTAATTACTAATTTATTGTTATAAGAAATTGGTGAGAACCCTTCAATTTCCTGATCATTATCTAGTTTATATAATAATTTAATTCCAGATGCAGATAAACTATATAGTGGAATTTCACTATGGTTTTTAAATAGATAGTATAAACCACCAGTGATTAATAAAATTAACATTTTTTCTTTGTTAGTGATTTTAACGTCTAACAATGCATCATTTCCTTTTAATTTAATACAATTACGTTTTCTGTTCAATGATTTTGAATCAAATTCATTGATCGCAACACGTTTTGCCATTCCTTTTTTAGTAATGAACAATAATGAGACGTATGAATCAAATGAAGAAACATCTAAAACACGAATGATTTTTTCATTATTATCTAAAGCAACGATAGTTGAAATATGAATACCTAAATCTTTTCAACTAGATTCTTTTAAAATATGTGCATCTATGACGAAGAAGTTTCCTAAATTAGTAAAGAAAATCAATTTTGATAATGAATTAATTTTGTTGAAATAAAGTAGATTATCTTGTTCTTTTAATTTATATGTTTTTAATTCATTTGAAGCAAATGCTTTAACTGATAAACGTTTGAAATATCCTTCTTTTGAAATAAAGAAATAATAATCTTCTTTTTTAGCAAGCAATTTAACATCAACGTTTGTATTAATTTTATCATCAGAAATTTCAGTTAATCTCGCTCTACCGAATTCATTTTTAATATCACTTAATTGATTAATTAAATATTTATCAAATTCTTTAGGATCATTTAATAATAAATTGCAACGTTTGATATCTTCTTTTAAGGTTTTTGATTCATTGATGTATTCAATTTGATCCATTCTTGATAATTTATATAATCTTAATTCAGCAATTGCGGTTGCTTGAAGGTTAGTAAATCCGAATGTGTTTTCTAATGCTTCAATAACACCCTTTTTGGAATTGTCACTATTTTTAATAACCTTGATTACTTCATCAGAAATTTCAGCTACTTTAATAAATCCTTCAACAATTTCTAGACGCATTTTATATTTGTTTAAATCAAATAAAATTGCGTTTGTATTAATCTCTCTTAAATGTGACAAATACGTTCCTATCAACGTATATAAATTCATTAATTTAGGTGCATTATCACAAATTGCAACCATATTGTAGTTATAAGCAATTCTTAAATCAGTTTTACTTAATAAATAATTCATAATTGCTTCAACATTTGCATCATCATTTAATTCAAGATAAATTGAAATACCTTCACGGTTTGATTGATCTCTGACTTCTTTAATTCCATTAATTGTTTTGTCGAAAACTAAAGTATCAATATCTGTAACAATTTTAGATTTAATTACCCCAAAAGGAATTTCGTATATTTCAACACCCACGATTTTTTCTTCGTTTTTTGAATCATAGATGTATCTATATTTAGAAGAAATATAAATTTTTCCTTGACCTGTTTCAAAAGCTTGTTTAATACCTTCAATGTTTTGAATAATTCCACCAGTTGGAAAATCAGGGCCTAAAACAATTTGCATTAAATCTTCATTTGAAGCAGTTGGGTGATTAATTAAATGAATAGTTGCGTCAATAACTTCATTTAAGTTATGTGGAGGAATTTCTGTAGCAAAACCAGCCGCAATTCCTTTTGCTCCGTTGATTAATAAGTTGGGAATTAAAGAAGGTAATACAATTGGTTCATATTCAGTATCGTCAAAGTTAGGGGCTAATGGAACAACCTTTTTATCAAGATCTGATAACAATAATTCAGAAATTTTTTCCAATCTAGATTCAGTATAACGCATAGCAGCGGCTGGGTCATCATCAATTGAACCTTTATTACCATGCATTTGAATTAAAGGATAATTACTCTTTCATTCCTGTGACATTCTAACTAAAGCTTCATATATTGATGAATCACCATGTGGGTGATATCTACCAATAACATCACCAACGATTCTGGCTGATTTTTTAAATGGTTGGTTATTCTTTAGTTTTAAATTTCACATTGAATATAGAATTCTACGTTGAACTGGTTTTAAACCATCTTTTGCATCAGGAATAGCTCTTTGTTGAATGATGTATTTTGAATATCTAGCGAAACGATCGCTCATAACATCAATCATATTTTTATCAATGATTGATTCAATGACTTCGTCTATTTCTTGTTTTCTGTTTTTTGACATACATCTCCTATTTCTTTGGATTTATTTCAAAATCATCATCATTACTAAAATCAACGTATTTATTAATTCATTCTTTTCTACCAACAATATCATCGCTCATTAATGTTGAAACATTTCTTTCAGTTAATGCTTCATCATCGATGTTTACTCTAATAATTGATCTAGTCTTAGGATCCATTGTTGTTTCTCATAATTGATCGGCATTCATTTCGCCTAGACCTTTATATCTTTGAATTTCATAATTTGAATATTTTTGCATTAATTCTTTTAATTCAGTTTCTTCTCAAACATAATAGTCTTTACCATTATTTCCTTTAACAGAAAATTTATATAATGGTGGTAATGCAATATATACCATTCCTTCATCAATTAACTTTTTCATATAACGATAGAAGAAAGTTAATAATAGAACTTGAATATGTGCTCCGTCTGTATCAGCGTCAGTCATAATAATTATTTTGTTATATTGAGCGTTTTTGATATTAAAATCTTCCCCAATACCAGCACCGATTGTATTAATAATTGTTGCAATTTCTTCATTTGCTAATACATCACTTAATTTAGCTTTAGCTGTGTTAATTACTTTCCCCCGCAATGGTAAAATCGCTTGCGTTACTCTATCACGACCTAATTTAGCAGAACCACCAGCTGAATCACCTTCAACTAAAAATAATTCTTTAACTTTAGGGTTTTTAGATTGTGCTGGAGTTAATTTACCTGAAAGAATTTTTTTATTATCTAATTTAGTTTTTAATTTACGAACTTCATTTCTTGCATTTCTAGCAGAAATTCTTGCTTCAAAGGCATTCTTAATTCTTAAAACAATTTTGTCAGCTTCTTTTTTGTTTTCGTTTAAATAGAATTTGAATTTCTCACCAAAAAAATCCTCAATTGCTTCACGTGCTTCCGGAGTGCCTAATTTATCTTTAGTTTGTCCAACAAACTCTAATATTGATTCAGGAACTTTTAAGGAAATAACAGCTATTAATCCTTCTCTTACATCAGATCCTTCAAAAGAGTTATTTTTCCCTTTTAATAAATTATGTTGTGAAACATATTCATTAATTACTTTGGTTAAAGCTGTTTTAAAGGCTGTTTCATGTGTTCCACCATCTCTGGTTTTAACGTTATTAACAAAGCTATATATTGTTTCGTTGTAATTATCGGTATATACTAACGCTATTTCCATATCAATGTTTTTAGCATTACCTTTGATATAGAAAACATCGCTAGTAAAAGTCTTACCTTCACCAACAAAATTAATATATTCTTTGATACCTTCATTTGTTTCAAAAACAACTTTTTCATTACTAATTTCAGATGTAAAAAATATTTTTAAGTTCGGAATTAAAAAGCTTGATTCTCTTAATTTTTCTTTAATAATTTCTGCAGAAAATTTTGCTTTTTTAAAAATATTGACATCTGGTCAGAATTGAACTTTTGTTCCGTGTTTAGTAGTTGTAGCAATTTTTTTAGTTCTTTGGACGATTGTATCTTGTTCAAAAATGGTTTCATATTCAATTTTATCTCTATATACTACAGCAGTTAACCTTGTACTTAATGCATTAACAACAGATGAGCCAACCCCATGAAGACCACCACTGGTTTTATAAACACCTTCATTGAATTTACCACCTGCATGTAGTTCAGTAAAGACTAATTCAACACCAGTTTTACCACTACTATGCATATCAACAGGGATTCCCCTTCCATTATCCTCTACGACAATTGAACCATCTTTTTTCATTGTAACAGAAATTGTATTGGCATAACCAGCTAGTGCTTCGTCTAAAGCATTATCTACTATTTCTCAAACTAAATGATGTAAACCTGTAGCATCGGTGGAACCAATATACATACCAGGTCTTTTTCTTACGGCATCTAAACCTTTTAAAACTTGTAAATCGTTTGCTTGATAATTATTATTCATGCCTTAAATTATATTAAAATTTAATTTTCTTTTAATTTTGTTATTAAATAAATTTTAATGTTATTAAAATTTATAGCAATTTCAAGTATAAAAAAATAAGACATTTGCCTTATTTTCTATTTTGCTTAATTGCTAATTCTTTTTCATAAGCCTCTAAATTGCTTGTATGCATTGCAAGTTTTTGTTGTTTTTCAGAAATTGTTGCTTTTGGCGCTTTTGAAATAAATGATTGATTATCAAGCATTTTTTTATTAAATTCAATCTCTTTTTTTGTTTCAGCAATTAATTTTAATAAATCTTTAATTTCTTGTTCTTTTTGTTCATCACTCATTTTGATATTGATTGAAATATCGTTTGGCAATTGAATCATAAAGTCGTTATTATCTTGAATTTCGTAATTAGTTAATTTCTTAATAATATCAATATCTGTTTGTGTTAAATCAATGTTTTTATATGTAAAGTATAACTTTTCTGCTTTTGAAATATGTTTTTCTTCACGATATTTTCTTAAGGTTGTAATGATATTGATAATTGATTGAATCTTATTAGCAACTTCTTCATCAACAACTTCAAATTGCAATGATGAAGCCTCAAGTAATTCTTCATGGAAAATATATTCAAATAAGTAATCAGTAACAAATGGCATAAATGGATGCATTAAGATTAGAATTTCTCTAAATAATCAATGTACTAATTTATTATTATTCTTAAATTTAATAAATTCTAGATATCAACTTGATAAATCATTGACAATGAAATCTTGAACATATTTAAAAATTAAGTTAAATTCATATTTATCCATGCAGTTTGAAATGCTTTGTTTAAATAATTGGAATTTAGCTAAAATTCATAAATCATAGTAATCAAGTTTTTTGAAGTTTATCTCATCTTTGGTATCAATCGGTAATGAAGAAATATATCTTGCAATGTTTCAGAATTTGTTAATAAATAAACGTGCAGTTTGAATTTTATCATCACTAAAGTTAATATCTTGACCAGGAGCGCAGTTGAAGATTAATGACATTCTTAAAACGTCAGAACCTTGCTCATCAATTACTTGAATAGGATCAATTCCATTGCCTAATGATTTAGACATTTTTCTACCTTCGGCGTCTCTAACAATTCCGTGAATTAATACTTCCTTGAATGGTTTTTCATTCATGAAATATAAACTTTGGAAATACATTCTGGCAACTCAAAAGAAAATAATATCATAAGCAGTTACTAAAACGTCAGTCGGGAAGTAACGTTTGATTTTGATATCAGTTTGTGGTCATCCTAGAAAAACAAAAGGTGATAATGCTGAAGAGAATCAAGTGTCCAATACGTCATTGTCTTGAACTCAACCTTCACCGGGATTTTCAATTTGAACTTTCACTTCATCATCTTTATATCAAGCAGGAATTCTATGGCCTCATCAGATTTGACGGCTGATTGTTCAATCATATGTATCGGTCATTCAACGAGTTAAATCTTTTGCAAAACGTTCTGGTATGAACTTAACACCATCTACTGATTCAAAATGTTTCAATAATTTTTGTGATAAGAAATTCATTTTCA
It encodes the following:
- a CDS encoding dUTP diphosphatase — translated: MNLEYIFKTQVKLDQAILSNVEESQKTNIKIKATIALLVELGEFANEVQAFKYWKKHKKINQEKLLEEFADGIHFLTSFANDVQLNPEIEIILKSNDFSLQLSYTYTCFTKLLNEYNYQNIKEAYGAYLGLGKLANIEYNDILNAYLNKNLINYKRIENNY
- a CDS encoding DHH family phosphoesterase, whose protein sequence is MAKNSWEIAVKAIEEHDNIFIFHHIRPDGDCLGSQYGLRYFIKANYPEKNVFVLGDEVGNFPFMKWDFDKFEEIDKKYFENSLGVVVDANNSERIQFAEYILDKNFTHMLRIDHHPVDPDIKYDYEWEDATFAAAAEQIAYIAMKANWKVTLDAANYTYLGINTDSGRFQYEYVQRRTFDVMSYLHNAEGFNVWNINFPLSIREEKKVRFNAYISLNYKNEGKVLYFHVTKEMQDQFGLNANEASDVNVLANIGDCKIWVLFIDQPDGTIRARVRSNKIWINHICANYKPGGGHEVASGATCKNEQDMRNLIEDLKAEVLKYE
- a CDS encoding DHH family phosphoesterase, producing the protein MNKISVEKLNLFKEIETKIKLHKNIVIFHHIRPDGDCLGSQFGMKNLIKENFPDKNVYTVGDSKGIFPYLSFQMDELANERLEDSLAIIVDANYKERIEKRELLDNEIFDEVIRIDHHPNDDDLNASLKWIEPEAPAAAQQVAELAYELNWKINADAATYLYLGIYTDSVRLTTDTTNGKTMRLVAHLWDNGAQRALLHTEMAKKTSKDLKIAAFIQQNMQIKNGVVSFYFSLADQHKLDINDPLSANRPYTLASIDDNKAWVFFTQEAENQIRCEFRSTGACVRNVALKWGGGGHHRASGAQIHDEKLIPLIIKDLEEEITHLENYDN
- a CDS encoding endonuclease, with product MNKKYLFRTLLCALPLSMPLIAASCDHSEIKVQINEDLNHLELKTHSSINGKSINAITKEDFYFSQYFDYYEVVYNIEKQQDYIEVLARLRNVNTGEESITKRFRYSVSNNPNTNGNNITPETPSNVEVNHNLNYDLSNNYYASLNNLEGQNFVEQLRNLTRSSIRNYSYFNLYDIYVDAFVDKYYENNGTVLDIYTENINGAEKEYRWSNRGSSANNEGQGINREHIIPQSWFGKEVPMVADAHHVWPTDIYVNKMHGNYPYGTVVSASYISKNGTKVGTSAEDGQPVTEVIDEFKGDVARAILYFAFAYKNESITQKAEASRFFNSNNEIRKPFLDTMIAWHKLDPVSQFDFDRNNGIAKHQVNRNPFIDYPELVDVIFGNKSQGYQFINKGIVK
- a CDS encoding DNA topoisomerase (ATP-hydrolyzing) is translated as MSKNRKQEIDEVIESIIDKNMIDVMSDRFARYSKYIIQQRAIPDAKDGLKPVQRRILYSMWNLKLKNNQPFKKSARIVGDVIGRYHPHGDSSIYEALVRMSQEWKSNYPLIQMHGNKGSIDDDPAAAMRYTESRLEKISELLLSDLDKKVVPLAPNFDDTEYEPIVLPSLIPNLLINGAKGIAAGFATEIPPHNLNEVIDATIHLINHPTASNEDLMQIVLGPDFPTGGIIQNIEGIKQAFETGQGKIYISSKYRYIYDSKNEEKIVGVEIYEIPFGVIKSKIVTDIDTLVFDKTINGIKEVRDQSNREGISIYLELNDDANVEAIMNYLLSKTDLRIAYNYNMVAICDNAPKLMNLYTLIGTYLSHLREINTNAILFDLNKYKMRLEIVEGFIKVAEISDEVIKVIKNSDNSKKGVIEALENTFGFTNLQATAIAELRLYKLSRMDQIEYINESKTLKEDIKRCNLLLNDPKEFDKYLINQLSDIKNEFGRARLTEISDDKINTNVDVKLLAKKEDYYFFISKEGYFKRLSVKAFASNELKTYKLKEQDNLLYFNKINSLSKLIFFTNLGNFFVIDAHILKESSWKDLGIHISTIVALDNNEKIIRVLDVSSFDSYVSLLFITKKGMAKRVAINEFDSKSLNRKRNCIKLKGNDALLDVKITNKEKMLILLITGGLYYLFKNHSEIPLYSLSASGIKLLYKLDNDQEIEGFSPISYNNKLVITTTEGQFKIVKCDESWSLTSRISRGKKFFDHLKSVKSQISNVEVYTKDLQCYYTNANNELESYDLKNVDLTEINTPISRTRLNNFNASATLIQPITIYELPEESIEERNKIRLENNLVNTQTIETTLFKHQYIYDDDFYNEKSNFEIKEQTLEQDIPLFEETPDFVEHKKEKQPKEEHIATKESVQEKLDKVNEINIDDLLNKIKDLNKK
- the parE gene encoding DNA topoisomerase IV subunit B; translated protein: MNNNYQANDLQVLKGLDAVRKRPGMYIGSTDATGLHHLVWEIVDNALDEALAGYANTISVTMKKDGSIVVEDNGRGIPVDMHSSGKTGVELVFTELHAGGKFNEGVYKTSGGLHGVGSSVVNALSTRLTAVVYRDKIEYETIFEQDTIVQRTKKIATTTKHGTKVQFWPDVNIFKKAKFSAEIIKEKLRESSFLIPNLKIFFTSEISNEKVVFETNEGIKEYINFVGEGKTFTSDVFYIKGNAKNIDMEIALVYTDNYNETIYSFVNNVKTRDGGTHETAFKTALTKVINEYVSQHNLLKGKNNSFEGSDVREGLIAVISLKVPESILEFVGQTKDKLGTPEAREAIEDFFGEKFKFYLNENKKEADKIVLRIKNAFEARISARNARNEVRKLKTKLDNKKILSGKLTPAQSKNPKVKELFLVEGDSAGGSAKLGRDRVTQAILPLRGKVINTAKAKLSDVLANEEIATIINTIGAGIGEDFNIKNAQYNKIIIMTDADTDGAHIQVLLLTFFYRYMKKLIDEGMVYIALPPLYKFSVKGNNGKDYYVWEETELKELMQKYSNYEIQRYKGLGEMNADQLWETTMDPKTRSIIRVNIDDEALTERNVSTLMSDDIVGRKEWINKYVDFSNDDDFEINPKK